From a region of the Enterobacter cancerogenus genome:
- a CDS encoding ABC transporter substrate-binding protein — MNCKLTTLTLALAALTVSSTVAAKTLVYCSEGSPENFNPQLYTSGTSVDASAVPVYNRLVDFKPGTTELVPSLAERWEVSEDGKVYTFHLRKGVKFQSNKAFTPTRDFNADDVIFSFMRQKDVNHPYHNVSNGSYSNFESLEFGSLIVAIDKVDDHTVRFTLAHPEAPFVADLAWYFASILSAEYADAMLKAGTPEKVDMDPIGTGPFKLAQYQKDSRILFTAFPEYWQGKSKLDRLVFTITPDASVRFAKIEKNECQVMPFPNPADLPRMKANKDINLMSKAGLNTGFLAFNTQKPPLDNVKVRQALAMAINKPAIIDAVFHGTGTEAKNLLPPGVWSADDKLKDYAWDPEKAKALLKEAGFANGVSIDLWAMPVQRPYNPNAKRMAEMIQADWAKIGVQTKIVTYEWGEYLKRVKGGEHQAALMGWTTATGDPDNFFGPLFTCTSANGGSNSARWCYKPFDKVIAEAKSITDRDKRVALYKEAQQMMHDQMPAVMIAHSTIFEPVRKEVTGYEIDPFGKHLFWQVDMNK, encoded by the coding sequence ATGAATTGCAAACTTACAACGTTAACTCTGGCACTTGCTGCGCTGACGGTCAGTTCCACCGTCGCGGCAAAAACGCTGGTGTATTGCTCCGAAGGATCGCCAGAAAACTTCAACCCTCAACTGTATACCTCCGGCACCAGCGTGGATGCCAGCGCTGTACCGGTCTATAACCGGCTGGTGGATTTTAAACCGGGCACCACGGAGCTGGTACCGAGCCTCGCAGAACGCTGGGAGGTGAGCGAGGACGGCAAGGTATATACCTTCCACCTGCGTAAAGGCGTTAAATTCCAGAGCAACAAAGCGTTTACGCCGACGCGCGACTTCAACGCCGACGACGTGATCTTTTCGTTCATGCGCCAGAAGGACGTTAATCATCCTTACCATAACGTCTCTAATGGCAGCTATTCCAACTTCGAGAGCCTGGAGTTCGGCAGCCTGATCGTCGCTATCGATAAGGTCGATGACCATACGGTGCGCTTCACGCTGGCCCATCCGGAAGCGCCGTTCGTGGCTGACCTGGCCTGGTATTTCGCCTCGATCCTGTCAGCGGAATATGCTGACGCGATGCTTAAAGCGGGCACGCCAGAGAAGGTGGACATGGATCCGATTGGCACCGGGCCGTTTAAGCTGGCGCAATACCAGAAGGATTCCCGCATCCTGTTCACGGCGTTCCCGGAATACTGGCAGGGCAAATCAAAGCTCGATCGTCTGGTGTTCACCATCACGCCGGATGCCTCGGTACGGTTTGCCAAAATCGAGAAGAACGAGTGTCAGGTGATGCCTTTCCCGAACCCGGCAGATCTGCCGCGCATGAAGGCGAACAAGGACATTAACCTGATGAGCAAGGCCGGGCTCAACACCGGTTTTCTCGCTTTCAACACCCAGAAACCGCCGCTGGATAACGTAAAAGTTCGCCAGGCGCTGGCAATGGCGATTAACAAACCGGCGATCATTGATGCGGTGTTCCACGGCACAGGTACGGAGGCGAAAAATCTGCTGCCGCCGGGCGTCTGGAGCGCGGACGATAAGCTCAAGGATTACGCCTGGGATCCTGAGAAGGCAAAAGCGCTCTTAAAAGAGGCCGGATTCGCCAACGGGGTAAGCATCGATCTGTGGGCGATGCCGGTGCAGCGTCCGTACAACCCCAACGCCAAACGCATGGCAGAGATGATTCAGGCAGACTGGGCGAAGATCGGCGTGCAGACCAAAATCGTGACGTATGAGTGGGGGGAATACCTCAAGCGCGTGAAGGGCGGTGAACATCAGGCGGCGTTGATGGGCTGGACCACCGCGACGGGAGATCCGGACAACTTCTTCGGGCCGCTCTTTACCTGTACCTCGGCGAATGGCGGGTCGAACTCGGCCAGGTGGTGCTATAAGCCGTTCGACAAGGTTATCGCCGAAGCAAAATCGATAACCGATCGCGATAAACGTGTCGCGCTGTATAAAGAGGCACAGCAGATGATGCACGACCAGATGCCCGCCGTGATGATTGCGCATTCCACCATTTTCGAGCCGGTGCGAAAAGAGGTGACAGGCTACGAAATTGACCCGTTTGGCAAACATCTGTTCTGGCAGGTGGATATGAATAAGTAA
- the pepT gene encoding peptidase T, producing the protein MASPLSRQLTQRFFRYLAITSQSDPKAETLPSTPGQHDMARELANELKDLGLSDIAIDEFATVTAIKKGNVEGAPRIGFITHIDTVDVGLSPDIHPQILTFRGEDLCLNKEKDIWLRVKEHPEILAYPDEEIIFSDGTSVLGADNKSAVTVVMTLLENLTAEHRHGDIVVAFVPDEEIGLCGAKALDLARFDVDFAWTIDCCELGEIVYENFNAAAAEIRFTGVTAHPMSAKGVLVNPLLMAADFISHFDRQQTPECTEGREGYIWFNGIQAGQSEAMLKANIRDFDTAGFAARKQQIAIVAEKIAAQHPTARVAFHIEDTYSNISNAIGEDRRAIDLMFEAMTSLGITPKPTPMRGGTDGAALSAKGLLTPNFFTGAHNFHSKFEFLPLSSFEASYHTALQLCLLAAR; encoded by the coding sequence ATGGCTTCCCCCCTCTCCAGACAATTAACCCAACGCTTTTTTCGCTATCTCGCCATTACCAGCCAGAGCGATCCGAAAGCGGAAACCCTGCCCTCCACGCCGGGCCAGCATGACATGGCGCGTGAGCTGGCTAACGAGTTGAAAGATCTGGGTTTAAGCGACATAGCGATCGATGAATTCGCCACCGTCACCGCGATAAAAAAGGGAAATGTTGAGGGCGCACCACGAATTGGATTTATTACCCATATCGATACCGTTGATGTCGGATTATCACCGGATATTCATCCACAAATATTAACCTTTCGCGGTGAAGACCTCTGTTTGAATAAAGAGAAAGACATCTGGCTTCGCGTAAAAGAGCACCCTGAAATTCTGGCTTACCCTGATGAAGAGATTATTTTTAGCGACGGAACCAGCGTATTAGGCGCAGATAATAAATCCGCCGTTACCGTGGTCATGACCTTGCTTGAAAACCTGACGGCAGAACATCGCCATGGCGACATTGTCGTGGCGTTTGTGCCCGACGAAGAGATTGGTTTGTGTGGTGCCAAAGCGCTGGACCTGGCACGTTTCGACGTGGACTTTGCCTGGACCATCGACTGCTGTGAGCTGGGCGAGATTGTGTATGAGAACTTCAACGCCGCAGCGGCGGAGATCCGTTTCACCGGCGTCACCGCGCACCCGATGTCAGCCAAAGGCGTGCTGGTAAACCCGCTGCTGATGGCCGCTGATTTCATCAGCCATTTCGATCGCCAGCAAACCCCGGAATGTACCGAGGGACGTGAAGGTTATATCTGGTTCAACGGCATTCAGGCCGGGCAAAGTGAGGCGATGCTCAAGGCAAACATTCGTGATTTCGATACCGCAGGCTTTGCCGCACGTAAGCAGCAGATCGCAATCGTGGCAGAGAAGATAGCCGCGCAGCACCCAACGGCCAGGGTCGCATTCCACATAGAGGATACGTACAGCAACATCAGCAACGCAATTGGGGAAGACAGGCGCGCCATCGACCTGATGTTTGAGGCCATGACGTCGCTTGGCATTACGCCAAAACCGACGCCCATGCGCGGCGGTACGGACGGCGCAGCGCTGTCAGCCAAAGGGCTGCTGACCCCGAACTTCTTTACCGGTGCCCATAACTTCCATTCGAAGTTTGAGTTTCTCCCGCTCAGTTCGTTCGAGGCCTCTTACCACACCGCCCTTCAGCTCTGTCTGCTGGCCGCGCGTTAA
- the tehB gene encoding tellurite resistance methyltransferase TehB, with amino-acid sequence MTVDENYFTEKYGLTRTHSEVLYSAGIVKPGKTLDLGCGNGRNSLYLAANGYDVTAWDKNPMSIDNIERIKAAEGISHLQTAIKDLNTLSFDGEYDFILSTVVMMFLEAKTIPGLIANMQQCTKPGGYNLIVAAMDTEDYPCTVGFPFAFKTGELSNYYEGWELLKYNEEVGELHRTDENGNRIKLRFATLLARKPA; translated from the coding sequence ATGACTGTTGACGAGAACTACTTCACCGAAAAATATGGCCTCACCCGTACGCACTCTGAGGTGCTGTACAGCGCCGGGATCGTCAAGCCGGGTAAAACCCTTGATCTGGGCTGCGGTAACGGGCGCAACAGCCTGTATCTGGCGGCCAACGGCTATGATGTGACCGCCTGGGATAAAAATCCCATGAGCATTGATAACATCGAGCGCATCAAAGCGGCAGAAGGGATTAGCCATTTGCAGACGGCGATCAAAGACCTGAACACCCTCAGCTTTGACGGCGAGTACGATTTTATCCTCTCCACCGTGGTGATGATGTTCCTGGAAGCGAAGACCATTCCCGGCCTGATTGCCAATATGCAGCAGTGCACCAAACCGGGCGGGTATAACCTGATTGTCGCCGCGATGGACACGGAGGATTACCCTTGCACCGTGGGCTTCCCGTTCGCGTTCAAAACGGGCGAACTGAGCAACTACTATGAAGGCTGGGAGTTGCTCAAGTACAACGAAGAGGTCGGTGAGTTACACCGCACCGACGAGAACGGCAACCGCATTAAACTGCGCTTCGCCACGCTTCTGGCGCGCAAGCCAGCTTAA
- the tehA gene encoding dicarboxylate transporter/tellurite-resistance protein TehA → MHKNNTSQQALNLPAGYFGMVLGTIGMGFAWRYASTLWPVSHWPGDILVALAVAIWFLLTLAFISRAIRFPHSVLAEMRHPVMSSFVSLFPATTMLVAIGFVPWYRPLSLVLFVAGVVIQLGYAAWQSAGLWRGKHPEEATTPGLYLPTVANNFISAMACGALGFNDAGLVFLGAGVFSWLSLEPVILQRLRSAGELPSALRTSLGIQLAPALVACSAWLSVNGGDADTFAKMLFGYGLLQLLFMLRLMPWYLSQPFNASFWSFSFGVSALATTGLHLGHSSPSGFFHAIAIPLFIFTNIIIAMLLVRTFILLMQGKLLVRADKAQLMQSEEKK, encoded by the coding sequence TAAAAATAACACTTCCCAACAAGCTCTTAACTTGCCCGCAGGCTATTTCGGCATGGTGCTGGGAACCATTGGGATGGGCTTTGCGTGGCGCTATGCCAGTACACTCTGGCCGGTGTCGCACTGGCCCGGCGATATACTGGTCGCGCTGGCGGTGGCAATCTGGTTTTTACTGACGCTGGCGTTTATCAGCCGCGCAATCCGGTTTCCGCACAGCGTGCTGGCAGAGATGCGCCATCCGGTGATGAGCAGCTTCGTCAGCCTTTTTCCGGCCACAACCATGCTGGTGGCGATCGGTTTTGTCCCCTGGTATCGTCCGCTGTCGCTGGTGTTATTCGTCGCTGGCGTGGTGATACAGCTCGGCTATGCGGCCTGGCAAAGTGCAGGGCTGTGGCGTGGGAAACATCCGGAAGAGGCGACCACGCCCGGTTTGTATCTGCCTACCGTGGCCAATAACTTTATTAGCGCGATGGCCTGCGGGGCGCTCGGGTTTAACGATGCGGGCCTGGTGTTTCTCGGGGCGGGGGTATTTTCGTGGCTTAGCCTCGAGCCGGTGATTTTACAACGCCTGCGCAGTGCTGGCGAACTGCCGTCAGCCCTTCGTACCTCGCTCGGTATACAGCTTGCGCCCGCGCTGGTCGCCTGCAGCGCCTGGCTGAGCGTAAACGGGGGCGATGCCGATACCTTTGCCAAAATGCTGTTCGGCTATGGTTTATTGCAGCTGCTGTTTATGCTGCGCCTGATGCCGTGGTATCTGTCTCAACCCTTTAACGCGTCGTTCTGGAGTTTCTCGTTCGGCGTCTCCGCGCTGGCAACCACCGGCCTGCACTTAGGGCATAGCAGCCCGTCGGGCTTCTTTCACGCCATCGCCATTCCGCTGTTTATTTTTACCAACATCATCATTGCGATGCTGCTGGTTCGTACGTTTATCTTGCTGATGCAGGGCAAACTTCTGGTGCGCGCTGACAAAGCACAGCTTATGCAATCTGAGGAAAAGAAATGA